The genomic DNA GCGGTGGGGATGGAGATGCCCAGGTCGTCCGCGACGTCGGGCAGCAGGCCCATCATCACGAACTCGGTGGTACCGATGCCGAAGGCGCCCACGGCAAGGGCGAGCAGGGCCAGGGGCATGAGGGGGTCTCGCCTTTCGAGAGCGGGGTCGCGTACGGGAGGCCGGGAGGGCCCGGCGGGGACGACTGTATGTTCCCGTACGGAACAAAGACTCTCAGGGCGGGTATTCCGCAGGCGAATTCTAGGAAGCCGTTGTGTCGACCTTCACACGCGCGGCGATCGGCAGGTGGTCGCTGCCGGTCGCCGGGAGGGTCCAGCTGGTCATCGGCTCCACGCCGGTGACCAGGATCTGGTCGATGCGGGCCATCGGGAAGGACGCCGGCCAGCTGAAGCCGAAGCCGCTGCCCACGGCGCCCTGCGGGGAGCGCAGCTGGGAGGTGATCGCGGTGAGCGCACGGTCGTTCATGGTGCCGTTGAGGTCACCGAGGAGGATCTTGCGGGGCAGCTTCTCGTTCTCGATGGCCTCGCCCAGGGCGGCGGCGCTCTTGTCCCGCTGCCGGGCGGTGAATCCGGCCTCCAGCTTCACCCGTACGGAGGGCAGGTGGGCGACGTACACCGCGATCGGTCCGGACGGGGTGGCGACGGTGGCGCGCATCGCGCGCTTCCAGCCCAGCTCGATGTCGACCGGCTTCACGTCGCTGACCGGGTACTTGCTCCACAGCCCGACGGTGCCGACGACCTCGTGGTGCGGGTACTTCGCCGCCAGCGCCTTCTCGTACGTCGGTACGGCGGACGCCTTCAGTTCCTCCAGGGCCATCACGTCCGCACCGGCGGCGGCGACGGCACGGGCGGTGCCCGCCGGGTCGGCGTTGTCGGCGTTGACGTTGTGCGTGGCCACGGTGAGGTCGCCGCCGGAGCCGGTCTTGTCGAAGAGCAGGCCGCCGAAGAGGTTCAGCCACACGCTCACCGGCAGCACCAGCGCGATCAGCGCCGTCACCGACTTGCGGACCAGGGCGATCACCAGCAGGACCGGGATCAGCAGGCCGAACCACGGCAGGAAGGTCTCGGTGAGGCTGCCGAGGTTGCCGATGGCGTTCGGGATGTGCGAGTGGGCCGCCATGACCGCCGACAGGAGCAGTGCGACCACGGCCGTGACCAGGCCACGGCTCCAGATCCGGCGGTCCCCGCGCCAGCCGCTGACCGCCCGGTCGAACAGGCGCCGAATCCGGTTCTCCCGGCGCTCGGGGTCCGAGCCGCCGCTGTCCGTCTCCGTCATGTACGCCTGCTGCGCCATACCGTTGCCTCACTGCCTGCTGTGCACACCGTCGCCCCCTGTGACTCAGCACCATAGGGGATGATCGGTTCCGATCCCGCCGCCCCTGGACGGCCGTACGGCACGAGGACGTACGGGTCGCCCCGCCGAGTTCCACGCTGTGCCGGGACGGGCCGCTCTGTGACAGAACGGGCACATTTGACCCCATGGGCCGTACTCTGCCCCTCGGCGGGTACGTGACCGGGGTCCCCTAGCCGTCGGGGCGCCACAAGTGCCACCATGGAAGGGATCCGGGGACGCCGTCAGGGCGCCTCGAGATGACATGAAGGAGCCGTTGCCATGACGCAGCTTCCGGCTGCCCAGACGCCGCAGCGCAAGCCCGCCGAGGGGAACAGGGCGCTGTACGGCGGCAAGATCAACCGCCGTATCACCGTCCGGG from Streptomyces sp. CB09001 includes the following:
- a CDS encoding endonuclease/exonuclease/phosphatase family protein, with the translated sequence MAQQAYMTETDSGGSDPERRENRIRRLFDRAVSGWRGDRRIWSRGLVTAVVALLLSAVMAAHSHIPNAIGNLGSLTETFLPWFGLLIPVLLVIALVRKSVTALIALVLPVSVWLNLFGGLLFDKTGSGGDLTVATHNVNADNADPAGTARAVAAAGADVMALEELKASAVPTYEKALAAKYPHHEVVGTVGLWSKYPVSDVKPVDIELGWKRAMRATVATPSGPIAVYVAHLPSVRVKLEAGFTARQRDKSAAALGEAIENEKLPRKILLGDLNGTMNDRALTAITSQLRSPQGAVGSGFGFSWPASFPMARIDQILVTGVEPMTSWTLPATGSDHLPIAARVKVDTTAS